A stretch of DNA from Pseudomonadales bacterium:
CCGTACTATTCGAACAGGTTCGACCCGGGTATTTTGTGAGCCACGCGCTACTGGAATCCGGTAGTACCATTCCCACGCTAGCGGCTCTGGATAACGGCGGCGATGTACCCGAGGTGCTTGCCTTTGGCTACTACCGGCTAGCGGGGATCCCCGGACACTCCGCGCTCGTTCTCACGAGGAATCCCAACTCGGGGAACTCTGAGACTGACCAGTCCGTAGAGTCCCCTGATGGCACGAAAGCACAGTAGACTCAAGGCCGAGGCGCTGGCGTGCGCAGTTTTGATCGCAGGCACACCTATGATGCGCGTGTCTTATGGTGCGCATGTAACGATGAGTGAATCGTCAGGCACACTCTCCTGCATCCCGTATCTGAAAATCCCAACTCCGCAACGACTGATGACGCTGGGCAATCCTCACACTTTCCCCAACCTTTCCCGGGACGAAGACGAGCTGAGTCCTTTCGTGACCGTGGAGTGGGATGCAACCGCCGACGCCATGCTTTACGCCACCTTCAGACAGGGCTTCAAGGCAGGCGGGTTCGATGAGGACGATCCTGGGACGTACTACGTACCAGTTGCGCAGGACTGGGAAATGGGTATTCAGGCAAACGTGAATTTCAGCGATAAGTATGAAGTTCCCGGCGATCTGGATCCGCTCATGGCTCAGGACAGCTTCTACAAACTCAATGCCCGACTCTCACTGGATTCCCTCGACGGCCGCTATCAGCTTGCTCTGATCGGGAAAAACCTCAACGACAAGAAAACCACGGCGTGGGACAACGATGTGCCGCTGGGGAATCTGCTCGGCAACAACTACTTCCAGTTCATCGATCCACCACGCACCATGGCGCTGCAGGCACAGGTGAATTTCTGACTCTTCCGGAGGACCGCTGAGCCGGAGGGCTCTCTGCTTTACCCTCCCTCTCCGCCATTAAAAAACGGGCCAACAGGCCCGTTTTTTAGGCTCTTCATCAGTTAATGGGGGACACCGGTGTTCATTAAACTGATTTTGCGAAGATCGTTTAATGGAGATACCACCGATGTCCCACGCAGGAGTCATATTAGGCATATCTGACCTTGAGATCGAGAAGGTTGATCGGGACCAGGGCATCAAGGTCTATGCCCGGCCTACCAGACGCCCCTCGTGCATTCATTGCGAGCACGAGGGGGTGAGGATCAAGGCGACCCGTCAACGAACCCTCAAGCACACGCGTCAGGGTAACCAGGTGATGACCTTGCACCTGAAGTCGCCCAAGTACCACTGCCCACAGTGCGGGCGCTATTTCTGCCACCGGTTCAAGGGCGTTCGGCCGCGCTTCAGAGCGTCGGAAGCGTTTCGGCTCGAGGTGTTCGAAGCGCATGATGGCGGCGTCACTCAGCGCAAGATCACGCGCACCCACGGCATCAGTGCGGCAACCGTCGAGCGCTGGTATCAGAGCCATTGTCGGCAACGGTGCTCTGAGATGTCGAACCGCCCCTGTCCACGGGTATTGGGTATCGATGAACACTTCTTCACCCGCCGACGAGGGTATGCAACAAGCTTTGTGGATCTGAAGAACCACAAAGTCTTCGACGTGGCACTCGGACGCTCTGAACCGAGCTTAAGACGCTATCTGAGGCGTTTACCGGGCCGGGATCAGGTAAAGGTCATCGTCATGGATCTGTCCGAGACCTACCGCAGCATTGCCCGCCGGTACTTCCCCCAGGCCACGATCGTCGCCGATCGCTTCCATGTAATCCGGCTGGTAAACCAGCACTTTCTCAAGGTCTGGCAACAACAGGATCCCGAGGGTCGAAGCAACCGCGGATTACTGAGTCTGATGCGTCGGCACGAGTGGTATCTGTCCGATGAGCAGCGCGACAACCTCAGAAGCTATCTCGGAGAATGGCCCGTGCTCAAGGCGCTGTACGATGCCAAGCAGCGGCTGAACCGCCTCCTGCTGCTGAAAGCACTGAACGCCAGGAAAGCCAGAAGCACGTTGCCCGAGTTCCTTACGCTGATTGAGCAGCTCCACGTCAGTCCGCTCCACCGGCTCGCAAAAACACTCACCTCATGGCTTGCACCCATCGTCGCCATGTGGCGATTCACGCGCAGCAACGGCATCACCGAGGGCTTCCACACCAAGATGGAAATGATGTCGAGAAGAGCCTACGGGTTCAGAAACTTTGAGAACTACCGGCTGCGGGTCTTAACCCACTGCGGCTGGGATGGCATCATCAACCGGGTTTAGTGAACAACGGCCCATCCCCATTAATCGGGTAGAGCCGTTTTTTAATGGCGGAGAGGGAGGGATTCGAACCCTCGAAGAGTTACCCCTTACACACTTTCCAGGCGTGCTCCTTCGACCGCTCGGACACCTCTCCGTGAAAATGGGTGGCGACCCAATCCAGCCACACCCCGGCGCCCGAGTCGGCTGCTACCGTTGCTCCCTTCCGGGCCTGGCGGAGTTCGCAGCTTTTCGTCGCGAGGGGACCGGAAAGGGTCACCATCGAGGGCGCGTATGCTAGGGCACCTCCGCATAAGTATCAACGCCGGTACGACACGCTGAGGCGTTGATACTTATGCGTAGGTGCCCTGGCGGAGATCCCACTTGAACGGTAGTCGCCGTGCCGCTTCCCGGGCGAACCGCGGCGAGCCTTCTATACTTCCTGCATGAAACAGAAATCGGGCACAGAACCGTGAGCTGGCCGCTCTTTGCGGTTATTCAGCTTGCCGCGCTCACGCTGGGCATCAGCGTGGCCTTCCTGGTGCGTAATCGGGCCCTCCATCAGCGTTATCGCGCCCTCTTCGAGGGACTCGAAGCCGCAGCAGAGGCCGTCGCGGCGGCCAGACTGCGAATGACGGACGGAGCAGAGCGGGTCTGGCTGCGCGATCGCCTCGAAGCTCTGGACGTCAGTACGGACATCGGAGCCCTGCAGCGGGTCATTCTGGCCAACGAGCTGGAACCTTCGGACAACCTCGCCCCGGATCTGTCAGAGTGTTTGTCAGATAACCCGATTACTCGCAGGATTCTGCGGTCAAAGTGGGAGCCGGCGAGAAAGCGCGCTCACCAGGTGGCCGAGGAGCTGATCGAAAAATACCCGCTCAGCTACGCCACGCTCAGTCAGCTGCACCTGGCTTACGGGGCATTCGATCAGGAAGTGGGTATGAAATCCCCACAGTTGTCCGATCCACCTGCGGTCGCTCCGGGGGACAGCACGGATGCTTCTCAGGAGGCGGAAAATCTTCGCGCCACGAATGAACTTCTGCAGAAGGAGCTGGAACAGACCAGAGCACAACTGGAATCGAAGCTCGCCAGCGGTGAAGCGGCCGAAGAACAGGCTGAGGATCTTAAAACTCTGCTGCAGCAATTCACCAAAGACAGTCGGGACATGATGGCCTGCATTCAGCAGCTCGAGACGGAGAATGCCACTCTGCGTCAGCAGACCGGCGAGGAGCCCGACCAGCCAGCCTCAGTGGAGGCGCCCGTTGAGGGGAGCGACGAGCCCGTACTGGGTAAAGAAAACGCTGCCTGAGCATTCCACCACCAGGCCCGCTGCTCGTGCCTGAGCCCGACATCGGGTACCCTCGCCCTACCCTTCGCCCGCGCCACCTATCTTGAGACACGATCACCGTCCCTACGCCGCCAAGCGACTGCACCGCGCCATCGAGCGTGCCTACGTCGATCACTTTGTGAGTCCGCAACTCGACGCATTGGGTCCCCATCACCAGATCATGAAGCCGTGGCACCTGAACCTGAGCGGCGCGAATATCCGCATCGGCAGAAGTGTGCACATTATCAACGCCGCGGATCGCAACGTGAACCTCACCACCTGGCAGTTCGCCGAACATGCGGGACACATAGACATCGGCGATTTCTGTCTGTTGAGTCCCGGGGTGCGCATCGACTCTGCCACCTGCGTTGAGATCGGCAGCAACAGCATGCTGGCAGCCTCCGTGTACATCACCGATGCAGACTGGCACGACCTCTACGATCGCACCCGACCCATCGGCACCACCCGCCCGGTCATTCTGGAAAACAACGTGTGGATCGGAGACAGCTGCATCGTCTGCAAGGGTGTGCGGATCGGTGCGGACACGGTGGTTGGCGCGGGCAGTGTGGTCACCTCAGATCTTCCAGCCGGTGTGATTGCAGCCGGGAATCCTGCCCGGGTCATCCGACCACTCGACGCCTCCATACCCCTGCGTCGCCGTCAGGACCTTCTCGAGGATCAGCTCGCCCTGGATCACCAGGTCGATCAGCTCGAACGTTATCTGCACGGCAGCAGGACCTGGTGGGGCTGGATGAAGTCTGTGCTGCGCCCGACCCGGGATGATTAGGTGCGGCGAGCGGCTACTGGCGGCCCAGCCGCAGCCCGGGGCCCCGGTCCTCCACATTGGAGCGGAACGGATTGATGTCGATTCCACCCCGGCGCAGAAAGTGTCCTGAGACAGAAAGCTGCTCCGGTCGACAGTAAGCGGCTATGTCGAGATAGATCTGTTCCACTGTGGCTTCGTGGAAAGCCTGATGGCACCGATAGGAAATCAGATAGCGCAGCAGTGCCGAGCGGCGGATCGGGCGTCCCAGGTAACGCACGCTCACAGTCGCGAAATCCGGTTGGCCGGTGACCGGACAGAGGCTGCGAAACAGATGGGTATAGAGGGTCTCCTTCACCATCCGCTCCTGACCATCTTCAAGCTGCAGCAGGTGGGGCGTGCGGTCGTAATGGCTCACCGCCACATCCAGCGTATCGATACAGGTCCCCGGCATATGTGAGGCGGTTGGCGGCAGCCGGCCGACATCGAGCAGTTCGATCATCACCGGCGCACGGAATGCTACGCCGAGATCTGAATTGAGGGTGCCGAGCACCTCGGATCGGCTGCCGAAACCGGTCTGGGCAAAGGAATTCAGGTAGAGCTTGAGGGACTTGCTCTCCACCATGGATGGAGAGTTACAGGGTACATTGATGCGCACCGCCGCCACTTCGGGCTTACCCGCATCATCGAGCCAGGTCAGTTCATAGGCATTCCAGACATCCTCACCTTTGAAGGGGAGCGGCTCGGGCACAGCCATAGCCTCGCGGCTGTCCGAGCGATCGATCGAAGCCAGCAGGGAGGGCGTGTAGGTATCCCTGTATTCGACCGGGCGGCCGAGCGGGAGGGCGTTTGGCAGCTTGGCTGCAGTCATGTCCACCTCGAGGTCTCTGCACCACTACACGCCGGCAGTCACGACCCGTCAACCCGGCGCCGACGAATGGCTCGATTTCCCGCGCGACCGGTGAAGGGCCCCGGGCGCTGGAGCCTGAAGGACTTCGGCGACCTGTCCGCTGATCATGGACGATGTCAGATAATTTGACACAGACAGCGGACTGTCGAAGGGCTGATGCATGCGCGAGCGACGGTGCGCGCGTGTCTGAGGGCGTCTGCATCATGGCGCGTGCTTCACGCGGGGAAACTCGGTAAGTTGCGCAGGCCAGGGGCCCGAACCAAGGAAAAGAAAGCAGACAATGCTCGAACAGATTCAACTGGTCGCCACGACTTTCGCCCGGCTCGCCTGGGGACCCTGGCTTCTGGTACTGCTGCTCGGAGGCGGTGCCTTTTTTCTTCTCTATACCCGATTTGTGCCCTTTCGCCACCTGCCACATGCCTGGCAACTGCTGCGAGGACGCTTCGACTCCGCCAGCGATCCGGGACAGATCACCCACTTTCAGGCATTGAGTTCCGCCCTGGCCGGGACCATCGGCATGGGCAACATCGCGGGTGTCGCCCTGGCGATAGCCATCGGGGGGCCCGGCGCCATTTTCTGGATGTGGATGACAGCACTGCTGGGTATCGCCACCAAGTTCTTCACCTGCTCGCTGGCCGTGATGTATCGCGGTCAGGACAGCGACGGCGTGCTGCAGGGCGGTCCGATGTATGTCATCCGCGAAGCGCTCCACAGACGCTGGCGTTTCCTGGCTTACTGGTTCGCTTTCTTCGGACTCATTGGCGCCCTCCCCGCACTCCAGGCCAATCAGCTCGTGCAGATTCTCCGTGAGGTGGTCTTCACCGGCAGCAACGGCTTCTCCGATATGGATCCTTTTGCTTTCAACCTTGCCATGGGCCTTGCACTCGCGCTGATTGCCGGATTCGTGATATTTGGCGGTCTGCCCCGGATTGCGCAGGTGGCGGGACGGCTGGTGCCTTTCATGTCCCTGCTGTACCTGACCACCGCCGTCGTCGCTCTGCTGCTCAATCTCGAAGCCATTCCCGGTGTGGTCACCCTGATCATCGGCGATGCCTTCACCGGTGACGCGGTGGGCGGGGGCGCACTCCTCGGTGTGATTCTCTATGGCGTGCAGAGGGGCGCCTATTCGAACGAGGCGGGCATCGGCACCGAGGCACTGGCCCACGGCGCAGCCAAAACCAGGGAGCCGATCCGCGAAGGTCTGGTCGCAATGCTCGGACCAATCATCGACACCCTGCTCATCTGCACCGCCACTGCATTCATGATCCTGCTTTCCGGCGTCTGGCAGGAGGGTGGCAACGGCAATGGGGTAACCCTGACCGCCGCGGCATTCGATCACATCCTCGGCACGCCGGGGGTGGTCATACTCTTCGTCTGCGTGGTCTGCTTCGCAACCACGACCATATTCACCTATTCTTTCTATGGCAGTCAGTGCGCCAGCTTTCTCTTCGGGGTTCGATCCCAGATCTACTATCGCTGCATCTACGTTGGCTTCATTGTGATTGCGAGTGTGGTATCCCTGAGTGCTGCCATAAGCATCATCGACGGAGCCTTCGCCATGATGGCTGTTCCCACCATGTTTTCGGCGCTCATGCTGGCACCGCATGTCCGGGCTGCCGCACAGACCTATTTTCACCAGCTGCGCGAATCATGAGTCAGTCCGCATCCCCGACCCCCGACTTCGGCTCCATCGCGGCGAAGGCGACAGGCTACGACGAATTCCGAGGACCGGATGGCATACGCCCACACTGGCAGTTCCTGCAGCCCCATGTGGAAGATCGCGCCTGGATCCGTCTGCAGGACGCGCGTATCTCCAGACTCCTCGAACAGAGTGCAGTCACCTATCAGGTAAACGGCGCCGATCGACCCTGGCAGCTCGACGGCCTGCCCTATGTCATTGACCCACTCGACTGGAGCAGGCTGGAGCGCGGGCTGCAGCAGAGAGCGCGTCTGCTCAATGCCATCGTCGGGGACTTCTACGGCTCCCAGACGCTGCTGCGCGGTTCACTGCCGCCTGCCCTGGCTTTCGCGAATCCGAACTACCTCCTGCCTGCGTGTGGTTATCATCCGCCTGACAACGTCTTCCTGAATCTGATCGCCTTCGATCTCGGTCGGACGCCGGACGGTCAGTGGCGGGTCCTGAGCAATCGGGCAGAGGCACCTTCGGGACTGGGCTATGCTCTCGAAAACCGCATGATCATGTCCCGCTCGGTGCCCGACCTGTTCGGGCGCGGCAGTATTGCACGACTCGCTCACTTCTTCCGCGACTACAGCGAGTCGTTGAAATCCCTTGCTGCCAGCAGCCTGGTCAGCGATGCACTGACTGTCATTCTCTCTGCGGGACCAGAGCGTACCAATGATTTCGAGCACACTTTCCTCGGCAGATACCTGGGATTTCCCGTGGTCGAAGGTGCCGACCTCACGGTACGGGACGAACGGGTTTATCTGAAAACCCTCGAAGGGCTGAAACCAGTGAACCTCGTGATCCGGCAGATCGAATCAGCCGATTCGGATCCGATGGAACTCCGCGTGCACTCCATGCTGGGAGCTCCCGGTCTGCTGAGAGCGGCGGCCAGCGGCCATCTTCTTGTCGCCAACGCGATCGGCAGTGGTGTGGTGGAAAACGAAGCGATCATGGGTTTCCTGCCGGGTCTGTGCGAGCAGATTCTCGGCGAAAGCCTCGAACTGCCCAGTCTCGCGAGCTGGTGGTGTGGTCAGACTGACGCACTCGAGTTCACGATCGACAATCTGGACAGTCTGGTTATCCACAGCGCCTTCGGACGCAAGACGCTGCTGGACACCAGAGTTACCACCTACCTCTCAACCGACTTTGGCAGCTGGGATCGGGATGAACTGATCAAACGAATACGGCGCAGCCCCTACGACTTCGTCGGCCGGGAACAGGTCGCCCTATCCGAAGTTCCTTACTGGCATCGGGAGCAGGGCTGGCGCAACGCGCCGATGACGCTGCGCCTTTACCTCGCCGCAACGCCGGACGGTTACAGCCTGCTCCCCGGAGGCCTGGTGCGGGTTGCAACCGAACAGGGTGACATCAGCAAGGACGTCTGGCTGCCGCGCGAACAGGGTGATCAGACTACCCTGCTGCCGGCTGCCGAGACGACCACCCGGCGCAGCGACCGGGATCTGACCAGTCGCACTGCGGATGATCTGTTCTGGCTGGGTCGCTATCTCGAGCGCACCGAGGGGGCTGTGCGGCTTTATCGCAGCCTGTTCCGTCACATCAGCGGTGAAGGAGAAATCAGCGAGCGTCCCCTCGCTCTGACCATTCTCGTCCGCCTGCTGACATCGATGGACTATCTTTCTCCTGCCCGTGCGCGACGCGCGATCGGCTCCAGCCGCCGGGCTGTCGAGCAGGAGCTGTGGACCATCCTCTTCGATCCGGAAAGCGATGACGGTCTCGCCCGGGTGCTGGCCAATCTGGACCGGACCGCGGAACACGTTCGCGAGCGTCTGTCCCGGGACGCCTGGCGGCTGTTCGAGAAGCTGACTTCGGTGCCTGAGCTGAGCTGGCAGGTCCACACCGTCGCGGATGCGGTTGCCCTTCTCGATGACCTGGTCGAAAAGCTCTCCGGAGTTAACGGGCAGATACACGAAAACATGACCCGGGGTCATGGCTGGCGGATGCTGGATTCC
This window harbors:
- a CDS encoding ISL3 family transposase — its product is MSHAGVILGISDLEIEKVDRDQGIKVYARPTRRPSCIHCEHEGVRIKATRQRTLKHTRQGNQVMTLHLKSPKYHCPQCGRYFCHRFKGVRPRFRASEAFRLEVFEAHDGGVTQRKITRTHGISAATVERWYQSHCRQRCSEMSNRPCPRVLGIDEHFFTRRRGYATSFVDLKNHKVFDVALGRSEPSLRRYLRRLPGRDQVKVIVMDLSETYRSIARRYFPQATIVADRFHVIRLVNQHFLKVWQQQDPEGRSNRGLLSLMRRHEWYLSDEQRDNLRSYLGEWPVLKALYDAKQRLNRLLLLKALNARKARSTLPEFLTLIEQLHVSPLHRLAKTLTSWLAPIVAMWRFTRSNGITEGFHTKMEMMSRRAYGFRNFENYRLRVLTHCGWDGIINRV
- a CDS encoding acyltransferase encodes the protein MRHDHRPYAAKRLHRAIERAYVDHFVSPQLDALGPHHQIMKPWHLNLSGANIRIGRSVHIINAADRNVNLTTWQFAEHAGHIDIGDFCLLSPGVRIDSATCVEIGSNSMLAASVYITDADWHDLYDRTRPIGTTRPVILENNVWIGDSCIVCKGVRIGADTVVGAGSVVTSDLPAGVIAAGNPARVIRPLDASIPLRRRQDLLEDQLALDHQVDQLERYLHGSRTWWGWMKSVLRPTRDD
- the queF gene encoding NADPH-dependent 7-cyano-7-deazaguanine reductase QueF (Catalyzes the NADPH-dependent reduction of 7-cyano-7-deazaguanine (preQ0) to 7-aminomethyl-7-deazaguanine (preQ1) in queuosine biosynthesis) gives rise to the protein MTAAKLPNALPLGRPVEYRDTYTPSLLASIDRSDSREAMAVPEPLPFKGEDVWNAYELTWLDDAGKPEVAAVRINVPCNSPSMVESKSLKLYLNSFAQTGFGSRSEVLGTLNSDLGVAFRAPVMIELLDVGRLPPTASHMPGTCIDTLDVAVSHYDRTPHLLQLEDGQERMVKETLYTHLFRSLCPVTGQPDFATVSVRYLGRPIRRSALLRYLISYRCHQAFHEATVEQIYLDIAAYCRPEQLSVSGHFLRRGGIDINPFRSNVEDRGPGLRLGRQ
- a CDS encoding alanine/glycine:cation symporter family protein → MLEQIQLVATTFARLAWGPWLLVLLLGGGAFFLLYTRFVPFRHLPHAWQLLRGRFDSASDPGQITHFQALSSALAGTIGMGNIAGVALAIAIGGPGAIFWMWMTALLGIATKFFTCSLAVMYRGQDSDGVLQGGPMYVIREALHRRWRFLAYWFAFFGLIGALPALQANQLVQILREVVFTGSNGFSDMDPFAFNLAMGLALALIAGFVIFGGLPRIAQVAGRLVPFMSLLYLTTAVVALLLNLEAIPGVVTLIIGDAFTGDAVGGGALLGVILYGVQRGAYSNEAGIGTEALAHGAAKTREPIREGLVAMLGPIIDTLLICTATAFMILLSGVWQEGGNGNGVTLTAAAFDHILGTPGVVILFVCVVCFATTTIFTYSFYGSQCASFLFGVRSQIYYRCIYVGFIVIASVVSLSAAISIIDGAFAMMAVPTMFSALMLAPHVRAAAQTYFHQLRES
- a CDS encoding circularly permuted type 2 ATP-grasp protein; the protein is MSQSASPTPDFGSIAAKATGYDEFRGPDGIRPHWQFLQPHVEDRAWIRLQDARISRLLEQSAVTYQVNGADRPWQLDGLPYVIDPLDWSRLERGLQQRARLLNAIVGDFYGSQTLLRGSLPPALAFANPNYLLPACGYHPPDNVFLNLIAFDLGRTPDGQWRVLSNRAEAPSGLGYALENRMIMSRSVPDLFGRGSIARLAHFFRDYSESLKSLAASSLVSDALTVILSAGPERTNDFEHTFLGRYLGFPVVEGADLTVRDERVYLKTLEGLKPVNLVIRQIESADSDPMELRVHSMLGAPGLLRAAASGHLLVANAIGSGVVENEAIMGFLPGLCEQILGESLELPSLASWWCGQTDALEFTIDNLDSLVIHSAFGRKTLLDTRVTTYLSTDFGSWDRDELIKRIRRSPYDFVGREQVALSEVPYWHREQGWRNAPMTLRLYLAATPDGYSLLPGGLVRVATEQGDISKDVWLPREQGDQTTLLPAAETTTRRSDRDLTSRTADDLFWLGRYLERTEGAVRLYRSLFRHISGEGEISERPLALTILVRLLTSMDYLSPARARRAIGSSRRAVEQELWTILFDPESDDGLARVLANLDRTAEHVRERLSRDAWRLFEKLTSVPELSWQVHTVADAVALLDDLVEKLSGVNGQIHENMTRGHGWRMLDSGRRLERSLYVVRVIRELATREPLALESLVLLLDVCDSTITHRARYQSDPSLITVLDLLLVDNSNPRAIIHQIESLQAHFAAMPQPTEERSLSDIERVLLTCQSELALADMEKLAEVITRKGVRTHLNRLLNRVEKNVHELHSQITGTYFDPALPRRL